In the Sarcophilus harrisii chromosome 1, mSarHar1.11, whole genome shotgun sequence genome, one interval contains:
- the RASAL1 gene encoding rasGAP-activating-like protein 1, whose translation MARNISLNFRVVEGRDLPAKDVSGNSDPYCIVKVDHEVVARTATVWRNLNPFWGEEYTLHLPLDFHHLAFYVLDEDTIGHDDIIGKISLSKETIASASPRGIDSWLNLSHVDPDEEVQGEIHLDVKLLAEAQGPRLRCHIIEARDLAPRDLSGTSDPFARIFWGSQSLETVTIKKTRFPHWDEVLELHGEEGPLRVEVWDWDMVGKNDFLGMVEFSPDVLLQCPPSGWFRLLPFASAEEDAGGKLGALRLKVRLAEERILPSVYYQPLIELLVESVLSPAQDDTVTPLAMLDEVSSGESRQDIATQLVKIFLGRGLAVPLLDYLNLQEVSRTTDPNTLFRSNSLASKSMEQFMKLVGTPYLHEVLKPCVNRIFEEKKYIELDPCKIELTRTRRISFKGTLSEEHVRENSLGLLTGYLGEILEAITASVDKCPPAMRVAFRQLHQRVEERFPETEHEDVKYVAISGFLFLRFFAPAILTPKLFDLRDHHADPQTSRSLLLLAKAVQSIGNLGQQLGRGKEQWMVPLHPFLLQSIARVKEFLDKLVDIDAEGALEAQPRLLFPPSAVIKEGYLHLRKAETGALVPRFAFKKRYFCLSSETFSYSKAPEWQVRTSIPVCRICAVERVDENAFQQPHMMQVITKNRDGQLDTLYIHCKVRILHLPSSSSPAITHLSTLETPPPPQITTPPLKGLYNIEKLMVVGHPQKTVFPGMLPSCHPGTFRGNRWTCCLQQDRTVQGCSRTHSAVTLGDWSDPLDPDAEAQMVYRQLLLGRDKLRKKYVEFSEEIKLEQEVTQVQSGQEGEISAVPEQQSPPTASAAVRLLAVIEDLEQAHKTFEQEEKEQVAKVSLHS comes from the exons ATGGCTCGGAACATTTCCCTGAATTTCCGCGTGGTGGAGGGACGAGACCTGCCGGCCAAAGACGT GTCTGGCAACAGTGACCCCTACTGCATTGTCAAGGTGGACCATGAGGTGGTAGCCAG GACAGCAACTGTGTGGAGAAACCTGAATCCCTTCTGGGGAGAAGAGTACACCCTGCATCTGCCGCTGGACTTCCATCATTTGGCCTTCTATGTTCTGGATGAAGACACCATCGG ACACGATGACATCATTGGCAAGATCTCACTGAGCAAGGAGACCATTGCATCTGCAAGCCCCCGAG GGATTGATAGCTGGCTCAATCTGAGTCACGTGGACCCCGATGAGGAGGTGCAAGGGGAGATCCACCTGGATGTGAAGCTCCTGGCAGAGGCCCAGGGACCTCGGCTCCGCTGCCACATCATCGAGGCTCG AGACTTGGCTCCCCGAGACCTCTCCGGCACTTCGGACCCCTTTGCCCGCATATTCTGGGGCAGCCAGAGCCTCGAAACGGTG ACCATCAAGAAGACACGATTTCCCCATTGGGATGAGGTGCTAGAGCTTCATGGCGAGGAGGGCCCGCTCCGAGTGGAGGTGTGGGACTGGGACATGGTGGGCAAGAATGACTTCCTGGGAATG GTGGAGTTTTCTCCTGATGTTCTGCTCCAGTGTCCCCCCAGTGGCTGGTTCCGTCTGCTACCCTTTGCCAGTGCTGAAGAGGATGCTGG GGGTAAACTGGGGGCCCTGCGGCTCAAGGTGCGCCTGGCTGAGGAGCGCATCTTGCCTTCTGTGTACTACCAACCCCTTATTGAGTTGTTGGTGGAGTCTGTTCTGTCCCCGGCCCAG GATGACACCGTGACCCCTTTGGCCATGCTGGATGAAGTGAGCTCTGGGGAGAGTCGGCAGGATATCGCAACCCAACTGGTGAAAATATTCCTGGGTCGAGGTCTGGCCGTGCCCCTCCTGGACTACCTCAATCTTCAGGAAGTATCCCGGACCA CGGATCCCAATACCCTGTTTCGCTCCAACTCTCTGGCCTCCAAGTCCATGGAGCAGTTCATGAAG TTGGTGGGCACACCTTATCTCCATGAGGTCCTCAAGCCTTGTGTCAATCGCATCTTTGAAGAGAAGAAGTACATTGAGCTGGACCCATGTAAGATAGAGCTGACCCGGACCAG GAGAATCTCCTTCAAGGGCACCCTGTCCGAGGAGCACGTGCGGGAAAACAGCCTGGGGTTGCTGACGGGATACCTGGGAGAGATCCTGGAGGCCATCACAGCCTCTGTGGACAAGTGTCCTCCGGCCATGAGGGTGGCTTTCAGACAGCTGCACCAGAGAGTGGAGGAGCGCTTCCCGGAGACCGAGCACGAG GATGTGAAGTACGTGGCCATCAGCGGCTTCCTCTTCCTTCGATTTTTTGCTCCCGCCATCCTCACCCCCAAGCTCTTTGATCTCCGGGACCATCACGCCGATCCCCAGACCAGCCGTTCCCTGCTGCTACTTGCCAAG GCTGTACAGAGCATTGGCAATCTGGGCCAGCAGCTGGGCCGGGGAAAGGAGCAATGGATGGTCCCCCTacatcccttccttctccagagcATCGCCCGGGTAAAAGAATTCTTGGACAAGCTGGTGGACATCGATGCTGAGGGTG CCCTCGAGGCCCAACCACGGCTCCTGTTCCCCCCATCGGCAGTCATCAAAGAAGGCTACCTGCATCTTCGGAAGGCAGAGACCGGGGCCCTTGTTCCCCGCTTTGCCTTCAAGAAGAGGTACTTTTGCCTTAGCAGTGAGACCTTCTCCTATTCCAAGGCTCCTGAGTGGCAG GTGCGGACCTCCATCCCGGTGTGTAGGATCTGCGCCGTGGAAAGGGTGGATGAAAATGCCTTCCAGCAGCCGCATATGATGCAGGTCATCACCAAGAACAGGGACGGGCAGCTGGACACCCTATACATTCACTGCAAGGTGCGAATACttcatctcccttcctcttcctcacctGCAATCACACACCTAAGCACACTT GAAACTCCCCCTCCACCGCAGATCACTACTCCTCCTTTAAAAGGCCTCTATAAtatagaaaagttaa TGGTTGTCGGCCATCCCCAAAAAACCGTGTTTCCGGGTATGCTGCCCTCGTGCCATCCGGGGACCTTCCGAGGCAACCGCTGGACCTGCTGCCTGCAGCAGGATCGCACAG TCCAGGGCTGTAGCCGCACTCACTCAGCCGTGACCCTCGGAGACTGGAGTGACCCCCTGGACCCCGACGCAGAGGCCCAGATGGTGTATCGGCAATTGCTTCTGGGGAGGGACAAGCTCAG